The window AAGCATGAAGTAACCGCGGCGGGTAGGAAAATTGACCTCACCGCTACCGAGTTCCGGATTTTAATGGTATTGGCAGCGAAACCCGGCTGGGTTTTTACCCGGGAGCAGATTATCGATGAACTGTGGGGCTATGACAAACCGATATTAGACCGCACTATTGATGTCCATATTCAGCACCTGCGAAAAAAAATGGGCAAAGCGGGCGAACTGATCCGCAATATCCGCGGGGTCGGGTATAAACTCGAACTTTAAAGCAACTGCGTGAATCTTAAACCAGAGAAGCAACTTTTCCTGCACATCCTCGGTAGGAATCTTATTGTTGCCAGCCTTCCCGCCGCTGTTTTGTTAATCCTTTCCCTGCTTAAACTACCAACAGCAACAGTCCTGGTATTCACGAGCATCGTCCTGATAGCCGTATCGATATTAAGTGCTTGGATGCTGTTTTTCCGGCTGCGGACTCTGGCGGTGGCAATTGAAGAGGTATGCGTCCGCCTCGGCTCCGGTCAGACTCCCGTGCCATCGCCACCGGTTCGTTTGCAAATAGTCACCCGTCTGTTTAATGTGTTAAACAAAACTGCCAATCGCATTGATAAAGAAATCGTCCCATTACGACAGAAAAATGCGTGGTGGGATGCCATCTTCGACACATCACAAGAAGGGTTGTTAATTCTGGACCGTCAAAATAAAATCATTGCCGTGAATAATAAATTACAGCAGTTTTTGAATGGCGAACAAGCCACGGGGAAATTTTACTGGGAAGTTATTCGCACACCGCATCTCTCAAATCTGCTCCAACAATTAAGTTCAGGACAATCCACCGCCTACGGTGAAATTGAGTTCAATTCAAGGACATTTCTCTGTAGCGCAGTCAATTTATACGATACCGGCCAGCGCGTTCTGACTTTTAGCGATATTACCGAAATCGTCACCACGGAAAAAATTAAAAGGGAGTTTGTTGCCAGCGTCTCACACGAACTAAAAACACCATTAACCGCAATTAAGGGCTATATTGAAACGATGGAAGAAATCGCCGATGAAACCATTGCCGTTTATTTACAAATCGTCCGCCGTCATACCGAACGCTTAATCAACCTTGTTCAGGATTTACTC is drawn from candidate division WOR-3 bacterium and contains these coding sequences:
- a CDS encoding ATP-binding protein — encoded protein: MNLKPEKQLFLHILGRNLIVASLPAAVLLILSLLKLPTATVLVFTSIVLIAVSILSAWMLFFRLRTLAVAIEEVCVRLGSGQTPVPSPPVRLQIVTRLFNVLNKTANRIDKEIVPLRQKNAWWDAIFDTSQEGLLILDRQNKIIAVNNKLQQFLNGEQATGKFYWEVIRTPHLSNLLQQLSSGQSTAYGEIEFNSRTFLCSAVNLYDTGQRVLTFSDITEIVTTEKIKREFVASVSHELKTPLTAIKGYIETMEEIADETIAVYLQIVRRHTERLINLVQDLLNLSALENPDVKLYWEDVNLKTLANNVLAIFENSAKRKGLKLIQEIPEPPPVIKGDGLRLEQALINLLDNAIKYTEKGTVSLRVKVEDGQVVISIRDTGIGIPAEHIPRIFERFYVVDRSRSRQSGGTGLGLAIVKHIVELHQGKISVESTPGKGAEFSVVLPMKI